The following are encoded together in the Pseudomonas xantholysinigenes genome:
- the ubiG gene encoding bifunctional 2-polyprenyl-6-hydroxyphenol methylase/3-demethylubiquinol 3-O-methyltransferase UbiG: protein MSNVDHAEIAKFEALAHRWWDRESEFKPLHDINPLRVNWIDERVGLAGKKVLDVGCGGGILSEAMAQRGATVTGIDMGEAPLAVAQLHQLESGVAVEYRQITAEALAEEMPGQFDVVTCLEMLEHVPDPSSVIRACYRMVKPGGQVFFSTINRNPKAYLLAIIGAEYILKMLPRGTHDFKKFIRPSELGAWSRAAGLEVKDIIGLTYNPLTKHYKLNNDVDVNYMIQTLREE, encoded by the coding sequence ATGAGCAACGTCGACCACGCCGAAATCGCCAAGTTCGAAGCCCTGGCCCACCGCTGGTGGGACCGCGAGAGCGAGTTCAAGCCACTGCACGACATCAACCCGCTGCGGGTCAACTGGATCGACGAGCGTGTCGGCCTGGCCGGCAAGAAGGTACTGGACGTCGGCTGCGGCGGCGGCATCCTCAGTGAGGCCATGGCCCAGCGCGGCGCCACGGTCACCGGCATCGACATGGGCGAAGCGCCACTGGCGGTGGCCCAGCTGCATCAGCTGGAGTCCGGTGTCGCCGTCGAGTATCGGCAGATCACCGCCGAGGCCCTGGCCGAGGAAATGCCCGGCCAGTTCGACGTGGTTACCTGCCTGGAAATGCTCGAGCACGTGCCGGACCCTTCGTCGGTGATCCGCGCCTGCTACCGCATGGTCAAGCCGGGTGGCCAGGTGTTCTTCTCCACCATCAACCGCAACCCCAAAGCCTACCTGCTGGCGATCATCGGCGCCGAATACATCCTCAAGATGCTGCCGCGCGGCACCCATGACTTCAAGAAGTTCATCCGCCCCTCCGAGCTGGGCGCCTGGAGCCGCGCCGCCGGGCTGGAGGTCAAGGACATCATCGGCCTGACCTACAACCCGCTGACCAAGCACTACAAGCTGAACAACGATGTCGACGTCAACTACATGATCCAGACCCTGCGCGAGGAATGA
- the gyrA gene encoding DNA gyrase subunit A: MGELAKEILPVNIEDELRQSYLDYAMSVIVGRALPDARDGLKPVHRRVLYAMSELGNDWNKPYKKSARVVGDVIGKYHPHGDTAVYDTIVRMAQPFSLRYLLVDGQGNFGSVDGDNAAAMRYTEVRMAKLAHELLADLHKETVDWVPNYDGTEQIPAVMPTKIPNLLVNGSSGIAVGMATNIPPHNLGEVIDGCLALIDNSDITVDELMQFIPGPDFPTAGLINGRQGIIEAYRTGRGRIYMRARSEIEDIDKVGGRQQIVVTELPYQLNKARLIEKIAELVKEKKIEGITELRDESDKDGMRIVIELRRGEVPEVVLNNLYQQTQLQSVFGINIVALIDGRPRLLNLKDLLEAFVRHRREVVTRRTVFELRKARERGHILEGQAVALSNIDPVIALIKASPTPSEAKEALISTAWESSAVQVMVERAGAESCRPEDLPEQYGLREGKYYLSPEQAQAILDLRLHRLTGLEHEKLLAEYQEILAQIGELIRILSSAERLMEVIREELEAIRAEYGDARRTEILNASHDLNYGDMIPEEERVVTISHGGYAKTQPLSAYQAQRRGGKGKSATGVKDEDYIEHLLVANSHATLLLFSSKGKVYWKKTYEIPEASRAARGRPLVNLLPLEEGERITAMLQIDLEALQQSAGADEELEDADDTVLEGEVVEAEEVDEEDGDTPEWLAEPTGAYIFMATASGTVKKTPLVQFARPRSNGLIALKLKEGDTLIAAAITDGAKEVMMFSDAGKVIRFAESVVREMGRNARGVRGMKLGKGQQIISMLIPESGAQILTASERGFGKRTPLSKFPRRGRGGQGVIAMGTKGRNGLLIGAIQVQEGEEIMLISDQGTLVRTRVGEVSSLSRNTQGVTLIKLASDETLVGLERVQEPSEEELNDIIETDEEGNPLDAVGEDDAGVEEAPQE; the protein is encoded by the coding sequence ATGGGCGAACTGGCCAAAGAAATCCTCCCGGTCAATATCGAAGACGAACTGAGACAGTCTTACCTCGACTACGCGATGAGCGTGATTGTCGGGCGAGCGCTGCCCGATGCGCGTGACGGCTTGAAGCCGGTGCACCGTCGCGTGTTGTACGCGATGAGCGAGCTGGGCAACGACTGGAACAAGCCGTACAAGAAATCCGCCCGTGTGGTCGGTGACGTGATCGGTAAGTACCACCCGCACGGCGATACCGCCGTGTACGACACCATCGTGCGCATGGCCCAGCCCTTCTCGCTGCGCTACCTGCTGGTCGATGGCCAGGGCAACTTCGGTTCGGTGGACGGCGACAACGCTGCGGCCATGCGATACACCGAAGTGCGCATGGCCAAGCTGGCCCACGAGCTGCTGGCCGACCTGCACAAGGAAACCGTCGACTGGGTGCCCAACTACGACGGCACCGAGCAGATCCCGGCGGTCATGCCGACCAAGATCCCCAACCTGCTGGTCAACGGCTCCAGCGGCATCGCCGTGGGCATGGCCACCAACATCCCGCCGCACAACCTCGGCGAGGTGATCGACGGCTGCCTGGCGCTGATCGACAACTCCGACATCACGGTCGATGAACTGATGCAGTTCATCCCGGGGCCGGACTTCCCGACCGCCGGCCTGATCAACGGCCGCCAGGGCATCATCGAGGCCTACCGCACCGGCCGTGGACGCATCTATATGCGTGCCCGCTCGGAAATCGAAGACATCGACAAGGTTGGCGGTCGCCAGCAGATCGTCGTCACCGAGCTGCCGTACCAGCTGAACAAGGCGCGGCTGATCGAGAAGATCGCCGAGCTGGTCAAAGAGAAGAAGATCGAAGGCATCACCGAGCTGCGCGACGAGTCCGACAAGGACGGCATGCGCATCGTCATCGAGCTGCGTCGCGGCGAGGTGCCGGAGGTGGTGCTCAACAACCTCTACCAGCAGACCCAACTGCAGAGCGTGTTCGGCATCAACATCGTCGCCCTGATCGACGGCCGCCCGCGCCTGCTGAACCTCAAGGACCTGCTCGAGGCGTTTGTTCGTCACCGTCGTGAGGTGGTCACCCGTCGCACCGTGTTCGAGCTGCGCAAGGCTCGCGAGCGTGGCCACATCCTCGAAGGCCAGGCGGTTGCGCTGTCCAACATCGACCCGGTCATCGCCCTGATCAAGGCTTCGCCGACGCCGTCCGAGGCCAAGGAAGCGCTGATCAGTACTGCCTGGGAATCCAGCGCCGTGCAGGTGATGGTCGAGCGCGCTGGCGCCGAGTCCTGCCGTCCGGAAGACCTGCCGGAGCAGTACGGCCTGCGCGAGGGCAAGTATTACCTGTCGCCGGAACAGGCCCAGGCCATCCTTGACCTGCGCCTGCACCGCCTGACCGGCCTGGAGCACGAGAAGCTGCTGGCCGAGTACCAGGAAATCCTCGCCCAGATCGGCGAGCTGATCCGCATCCTCAGCAGCGCCGAGCGCCTGATGGAAGTGATCCGCGAGGAACTGGAAGCGATCCGCGCCGAATATGGCGATGCCCGTCGCACTGAAATCCTCAATGCCAGCCACGACCTCAACTACGGCGACATGATCCCGGAAGAAGAGCGCGTGGTGACCATTTCCCACGGCGGCTACGCCAAGACGCAGCCCCTGTCCGCCTACCAGGCCCAGCGCCGCGGCGGCAAGGGCAAGTCGGCTACTGGCGTGAAGGACGAGGACTACATCGAGCACCTGCTGGTCGCCAACAGCCACGCGACCCTGCTGCTGTTCTCCAGCAAGGGCAAGGTGTACTGGAAGAAGACCTACGAAATTCCAGAAGCGTCCCGCGCCGCCCGTGGTCGTCCATTGGTCAACCTGCTGCCGCTGGAAGAAGGTGAGCGAATCACCGCCATGCTGCAGATCGACCTGGAGGCCCTGCAGCAAAGCGCGGGTGCCGACGAAGAGCTGGAGGACGCGGATGACACCGTGCTCGAAGGCGAAGTGGTCGAGGCCGAGGAAGTCGACGAGGAAGACGGCGATACCCCTGAGTGGCTGGCTGAGCCGACCGGCGCCTACATCTTCATGGCCACCGCTTCCGGTACCGTGAAGAAGACCCCGCTGGTGCAGTTCGCCCGTCCGCGCTCCAATGGCCTGATCGCCCTGAAGCTCAAGGAAGGTGACACCCTGATCGCTGCGGCCATCACCGACGGCGCCAAGGAAGTCATGATGTTCTCCGACGCTGGCAAGGTGATCCGTTTCGCCGAGAGCGTGGTCCGCGAGATGGGTCGTAACGCCCGCGGTGTGCGCGGCATGAAGCTGGGCAAGGGGCAGCAGATCATCTCCATGCTGATCCCGGAATCCGGCGCGCAGATCCTCACCGCCTCCGAGCGTGGCTTCGGCAAGCGCACCCCGCTGTCCAAGTTCCCGCGCCGCGGCCGTGGCGGCCAGGGCGTGATCGCCATGGGCACCAAGGGGCGCAATGGCTTGCTGATCGGTGCTATCCAGGTGCAGGAAGGTGAGGAGATCATGCTGATCTCCGACCAGGGCACGCTGGTGCGGACACGGGTCGGGGAAGTTTCCAGCCTTAGCCGCAACACCCAGGGCGTGACCCTGATCAAGCTGGCCAGCGATGAAACCCTGGTAGGCCTTGAGCGTGTCCAGGAGCCATCCGAGGAAGAGCTCAATGACATCATCGAGACGGACGAGGAGGGCAACCCGCTCGATGCGGTGGGCGAGGATGACGCGGGTGTCGAAGAGGCGCCTCAGGAATAA
- a CDS encoding YciK family oxidoreductase translates to MFDYTARPDLLKGRIILVTGAGRGIGAAAAKAYAALGATVLLLGKTEANLNEVYDQIEAAGHPQPVVIPFNLETALPHQYDELAVMIEEQFGRLDGLLNNASIIGPRTPLEQLSGDNFMRVMHINVDATFMLTSTLLPLLKLSEDASVVFTSSSVGRKGRAYWGAYGVSKFATEGLMQTLADELEGVAPVRSNSINPGATRTAMRAQAYPSENPQNNPLPEEIMPVYLYLMGPDSKDVNGQALNAQ, encoded by the coding sequence ATGTTCGACTACACCGCCCGCCCCGACCTGCTCAAGGGCCGGATCATCCTGGTCACCGGCGCCGGCCGCGGCATCGGCGCCGCCGCCGCCAAGGCCTACGCCGCCCTGGGCGCCACGGTGCTGCTGCTGGGCAAGACCGAGGCCAACCTCAACGAGGTCTACGACCAGATCGAGGCCGCCGGCCACCCGCAACCGGTGGTGATCCCATTCAACCTGGAAACCGCCCTGCCCCACCAGTACGACGAGCTGGCGGTGATGATCGAGGAACAATTCGGACGCCTCGACGGCCTGCTCAACAACGCCTCGATCATTGGCCCGCGCACACCGCTGGAGCAGCTTTCGGGCGACAACTTCATGCGCGTGATGCACATCAACGTCGATGCCACCTTCATGCTCACCAGCACCTTGCTGCCACTGCTCAAGCTGTCGGAGGACGCTTCGGTGGTGTTCACCTCCAGCAGCGTCGGGCGCAAGGGCCGGGCCTACTGGGGTGCCTACGGGGTGTCGAAGTTCGCCACCGAGGGCCTGATGCAGACCCTGGCCGACGAACTCGAAGGCGTGGCGCCGGTGCGCTCCAACAGCATCAACCCGGGCGCCACGCGCACGGCGATGCGCGCCCAGGCATACCCGAGCGAAAACCCGCAGAACAACCCGCTGCCCGAGGAGATCATGCCGGTCTACCTGTACCTGATGGGGCCGGACAGCAAGGACGTCAATGGGCAGGCGCTGAACGCCCAGTGA
- the mtnA gene encoding S-methyl-5-thioribose-1-phosphate isomerase: MREQLMAAETVVGIEWRDGALHLLDQRLLPLEQLWLTCSSVEEVAEAIGDMAVRGAPAIGICAAYGLVLALRQRLAEGGDWEESLEEDFLMLGEARPTPANLFWALNRMRERLQRLRPGEDLLAAMEAEAIAIHQSDREASLTMAQFGVEQIRKHQGSEQALLTHGNAGALATGGFGTALGVIRAATLEGMVEQVYACESRPWLQGSRLTAWELAADGVPVTVVADAAAGHLMKTKGITWVVVGADCIAANGDVAAKIGTYQLAVAAMHHGLRFMVVAPSTSIDLNLASGEDIPLEIRGVEELLEVDGIQVTADVEAYNPVVDVTPADLIDVIVTEKGVVERPDTAKIAQLMCRKRLH, from the coding sequence ATGCGCGAGCAACTGATGGCGGCGGAGACCGTGGTAGGTATCGAGTGGCGCGACGGCGCGTTGCACCTGCTCGACCAGCGTCTGCTGCCGCTCGAGCAGCTCTGGCTGACCTGCAGCAGTGTCGAGGAAGTGGCCGAGGCGATTGGCGACATGGCGGTGCGCGGTGCGCCAGCGATCGGCATCTGCGCAGCCTATGGGCTGGTGCTGGCGCTGCGCCAGCGCTTGGCCGAAGGTGGCGACTGGGAAGAGTCGCTGGAAGAAGACTTCCTGATGCTGGGCGAGGCCCGGCCAACCCCGGCGAATCTGTTCTGGGCCCTCAACCGCATGCGCGAGCGCCTGCAGCGGTTGCGCCCGGGGGAAGACCTGCTGGCGGCCATGGAGGCCGAGGCCATCGCCATTCACCAGAGTGACCGCGAGGCCAGCCTTACCATGGCCCAGTTCGGCGTCGAGCAGATTCGCAAGCACCAGGGCAGCGAGCAGGCCCTGCTCACCCATGGCAACGCCGGGGCCCTGGCTACCGGCGGCTTTGGCACCGCGCTTGGGGTGATCCGCGCCGCGACCCTGGAAGGCATGGTCGAGCAGGTCTATGCCTGCGAGTCCCGCCCCTGGCTGCAGGGCTCGCGCCTGACCGCCTGGGAGCTGGCAGCCGACGGCGTGCCGGTGACCGTGGTCGCCGATGCGGCGGCTGGGCACCTGATGAAGACCAAGGGCATCACCTGGGTAGTGGTGGGAGCCGACTGCATCGCTGCCAATGGCGACGTGGCGGCGAAGATCGGCACTTATCAACTGGCCGTGGCGGCCATGCACCATGGCTTGCGTTTCATGGTGGTGGCGCCGAGCACCAGCATCGACCTCAACCTGGCCAGTGGCGAGGACATTCCCTTGGAAATCCGTGGTGTCGAGGAACTGCTCGAGGTCGATGGCATCCAGGTGACGGCGGACGTCGAGGCGTACAACCCGGTGGTGGATGTCACCCCGGCCGACTTGATTGATGTGATCGTCACTGAAAAGGGTGTGGTCGAACGCCCGGACACGGCGAAGATCGCCCAGTTGATGTGCCGTAAACGCCTCCATTGA
- the pheA gene encoding prephenate dehydratase, with translation MSDQELKALRVRIDSLDEKILELISERARCAQEVAKVKTASLAEGETPVFYRPEREAAVLKRVMERNAGPLDNEEMARLFREIMSSCLALEEPLKVAYLGPEGTFTQAAAMKHFGHAVVSRPMAAIDEVFREVAAGAVNFGVVPVENSTEGAVSHTLDSFLEHDMVICGEVELRIHHHLLVGENTKTDSITRIYSHAQSLAQCRKWLDAHYPNVERVAVSSNAEAAKRVKGEWNSAAIAGDMAANLYGLTRLAEKIEDRPDNSTRFLMIGNQEVPPTGDDKTSIIVSMSNKPGALHELLVPFHENGIDLTRIETRPSRSGKWTYVFFIDFVGHHRDPLIKAVLEQISQEAVALKVLGSYPKAVL, from the coding sequence ATGTCCGACCAGGAATTGAAGGCACTGCGCGTGCGCATCGACAGCCTCGACGAGAAGATCCTCGAGCTGATCAGCGAGCGCGCCCGCTGTGCCCAAGAAGTGGCCAAGGTCAAGACTGCGTCGCTGGCCGAAGGCGAGACACCGGTGTTCTACCGCCCCGAGCGTGAGGCCGCGGTGCTCAAGCGCGTCATGGAGCGCAACGCCGGTCCGCTGGACAACGAAGAGATGGCGCGGTTGTTCCGCGAAATCATGTCGTCCTGCCTGGCGCTCGAGGAACCCCTGAAAGTGGCCTACCTCGGCCCAGAGGGAACCTTCACCCAGGCTGCGGCGATGAAGCATTTCGGCCATGCCGTGGTCAGCCGCCCGATGGCGGCCATCGACGAGGTGTTCCGCGAAGTGGCGGCCGGCGCCGTCAACTTCGGCGTGGTGCCGGTGGAGAACTCCACCGAGGGCGCGGTCAGCCATACCCTGGACAGCTTCCTCGAGCACGACATGGTGATCTGCGGCGAGGTCGAGCTGCGTATTCACCATCACCTGCTGGTGGGCGAGAACACCAAGACCGACAGCATCACCCGCATCTATTCCCACGCCCAGTCGCTGGCCCAGTGCCGCAAGTGGCTGGATGCCCACTACCCGAACGTCGAGCGCGTGGCCGTGTCGAGCAACGCCGAGGCGGCCAAGCGGGTCAAGGGCGAATGGAACTCGGCGGCGATCGCCGGCGACATGGCGGCCAACCTGTATGGTTTGACCCGCCTGGCCGAGAAGATCGAGGACCGTCCGGACAACTCGACGCGCTTCCTGATGATCGGTAACCAGGAAGTGCCGCCGACCGGCGACGACAAGACCTCGATCATCGTCTCCATGAGCAACAAGCCGGGTGCGCTGCATGAGTTGCTGGTACCGTTCCACGAGAACGGCATCGACCTGACCCGCATCGAGACCCGTCCGTCGCGCAGCGGCAAGTGGACCTACGTGTTCTTCATCGACTTCGTTGGCCACCACCGCGACCCGCTGATCAAGGCGGTGCTGGAGCAGATCAGCCAGGAGGCCGTGGCGCTGAAGGTGTTGGGCTCGTACCCGAAGGCGGTGCTTTGA
- the serC gene encoding 3-phosphoserine/phosphohydroxythreonine transaminase yields the protein MSKRAFNFCAGPAALPDAVLQRAQAEMLDWRGKGLSVMEMSHRSDDYVAIAEKAEQDLRDLLSVPSNYKVLFLQGGASQQFAEIPLNLLPENGTADYVETGIWSKKAIEEARRYGNVNVAASAKPYDYLAIPGQNEWQLTANAAYVHYASNETIGGLQFDWVPETGDVPLVVDMSSDILSRPIDVSQYGMIYAGAQKNIGPSGLVVVIVREDLLGRARSSCPTMLDYKIAADNGSMYNTPATYSWYLSGLVFEWLKEQGGVEAMEQRNRAKKDRLYGFIDSSEFYTNPISHNARSWMNVPFRLADERLDKAFLAGADARGLLNLKGHRSVGGMRASIYNALGLEAVEALVNYMEVFEKEHG from the coding sequence GTGAGCAAACGAGCCTTTAACTTCTGCGCAGGCCCTGCCGCGCTTCCCGATGCTGTCCTGCAGCGTGCCCAGGCGGAAATGCTGGATTGGCGTGGCAAAGGCCTGTCGGTGATGGAGATGAGCCACCGCAGCGACGACTACGTGGCCATCGCCGAAAAGGCCGAGCAGGACCTGCGCGACCTGCTGTCCGTCCCTTCCAACTACAAGGTGCTGTTCCTGCAGGGTGGCGCCAGCCAGCAGTTTGCCGAGATCCCGCTGAACCTGCTGCCGGAGAACGGTACCGCCGACTACGTCGAGACCGGCATCTGGTCGAAAAAGGCCATCGAAGAGGCGCGCCGTTATGGCAACGTCAATGTCGCCGCCAGCGCCAAGCCTTACGACTACCTGGCCATTCCGGGGCAGAACGAATGGCAGCTGACCGCCAATGCGGCCTACGTCCACTATGCGTCCAACGAAACCATCGGTGGCCTGCAGTTCGACTGGGTGCCCGAGACCGGTGACGTGCCGCTGGTGGTGGATATGTCCTCCGACATCCTTTCGCGGCCGATCGATGTTTCGCAGTACGGCATGATCTACGCCGGCGCGCAGAAGAATATCGGCCCCAGCGGCCTGGTGGTGGTGATCGTTCGCGAGGACCTGCTGGGCCGTGCCCGCAGCAGCTGCCCGACCATGCTCGACTACAAGATCGCAGCCGACAACGGCTCGATGTACAACACGCCTGCCACCTATTCCTGGTACCTCTCGGGCCTGGTGTTCGAGTGGCTCAAGGAGCAGGGCGGTGTCGAGGCCATGGAGCAGCGCAACCGCGCCAAGAAGGACCGTCTGTACGGTTTCATCGACAGCAGCGAGTTCTACACCAACCCGATCAGCCACAACGCCCGTTCGTGGATGAACGTCCCGTTCCGACTGGCCGACGAGCGCCTGGACAAGGCCTTCCTGGCCGGCGCCGACGCCCGTGGCCTGCTCAATCTCAAAGGCCACCGCTCGGTCGGTGGCATGCGCGCCTCGATCTACAACGCCTTGGGCCTGGAAGCCGTCGAGGCACTGGTTAACTACATGGAAGTATTCGAAAAGGAGCATGGATGA
- a CDS encoding TRZ/ATZ family hydrolase, whose amino-acid sequence MPSAPPLLDLLLVPAWLVPVEPAGVVLQGHALGIRDGQIAWIGPRERAPQAQAVRELPDCLLTPGLINAHGHAAMALFRGLADDLPLMTWLKEHIWPAEGRWVDETFVRDGTDLAIAEQLKGGVTCFADMYFFPREACDRVHHSGIRAQIAVPLLDFPIPGAQTPDQALHQAIELFGELRHHPRIRIALGPHAPYTVSDTNLEKIRIIADQLDAPLHMHIHETASEVEQAVKDNGERPLARLARLGLLGPNLQAVHMTQVSDDDLALLVESNTSVVHCPESNLKLASGFCPVERLWQAGVNVAVGTDGAASNNDLDLLGETRTAALLAKAVAGSATALDAHRALRMATLNGARALGLEAITGSLEVGKAADLVAFDLSGLQQQPVHDPVSQLIYATGRECVKAVWVAGQLLVDERRLTRMDEAALAANARAWGARIGGRNE is encoded by the coding sequence ATGCCCAGTGCCCCTCCCCTCCTCGACCTGCTGCTCGTACCGGCCTGGCTGGTCCCCGTGGAGCCGGCGGGCGTGGTCCTGCAAGGCCATGCGCTGGGCATTCGCGACGGCCAGATCGCCTGGATCGGCCCGCGCGAACGCGCCCCGCAGGCCCAGGCCGTGCGCGAGCTGCCCGACTGCCTGCTGACCCCCGGGCTGATCAACGCCCACGGGCATGCCGCCATGGCGTTGTTCCGCGGCCTGGCCGACGACCTGCCGCTGATGACCTGGCTCAAGGAGCACATCTGGCCCGCCGAGGGCCGTTGGGTCGACGAGACCTTCGTGCGCGACGGCACCGACCTGGCCATCGCCGAACAGCTCAAGGGCGGCGTCACCTGCTTCGCCGACATGTATTTCTTCCCCCGCGAGGCCTGCGACCGGGTCCACCACAGCGGCATCCGCGCGCAGATCGCCGTGCCGCTGCTGGACTTCCCCATCCCCGGCGCGCAAACCCCGGACCAGGCCCTGCACCAGGCCATCGAGCTGTTCGGCGAGCTGCGCCATCACCCGCGCATCCGCATCGCCCTGGGCCCGCACGCGCCCTATACGGTGAGCGACACCAACCTCGAGAAGATCCGCATCATCGCCGACCAGCTCGACGCGCCGCTGCACATGCACATCCACGAAACCGCCAGCGAGGTCGAGCAGGCTGTCAAGGACAACGGCGAGCGCCCGCTGGCGCGCCTCGCCCGCCTAGGCCTGCTGGGGCCGAACCTGCAAGCGGTGCATATGACCCAGGTCAGCGACGACGACCTGGCGCTGCTGGTAGAAAGCAACACCAGCGTGGTCCACTGCCCCGAGTCCAACCTCAAGCTGGCCAGCGGTTTCTGCCCGGTGGAGCGCCTGTGGCAAGCCGGAGTCAACGTCGCGGTCGGCACCGACGGCGCCGCCAGCAACAACGACCTCGACCTGCTCGGCGAGACCCGCACCGCCGCCTTGCTGGCCAAGGCCGTGGCCGGCTCGGCCACCGCCCTGGACGCGCACCGCGCGCTGCGCATGGCCACGCTCAACGGTGCCCGAGCACTGGGGCTGGAGGCGATCACCGGCTCGCTCGAAGTGGGCAAGGCCGCCGACCTGGTCGCCTTCGACCTGTCCGGCCTGCAGCAACAGCCGGTGCACGACCCGGTTTCGCAATTGATCTACGCCACCGGCCGCGAGTGCGTGAAGGCCGTCTGGGTCGCCGGCCAGCTGCTGGTCGACGAGCGCCGCCTGACACGCATGGACGAAGCCGCGCTGGCCGCCAACGCCCGCGCCTGGGGAGCCCGCATCGGCGGGCGCAACGAATGA
- a CDS encoding TenA family transcriptional regulator, whose product MIDAFVRIGPLMDPASYPQWAQQLIEDCRESKRRVVEHEFYQRLRDGQLKQSTIRQYLIGGWPVVEQFSLYMAHNLTKTRYARHPGEDMARRWLMRNIRVELNHADYWVHWCQAHGIHLHELQAQEVPPELNGLNDWCWRVCATESLAIAMAATNYAIEGATGEWSAVVCADDTYAQGFPEETRKRAMKWLKMHAQYDDAHPWEALEIICTLAGESPTLGLRTELRRAICKSYDCMFLFLERCMQLEGRQQGRVRPALAAG is encoded by the coding sequence GTGATTGACGCGTTCGTACGGATCGGACCATTGATGGATCCGGCCAGTTATCCGCAGTGGGCCCAGCAACTGATCGAGGATTGCCGCGAAAGCAAGCGCAGGGTGGTGGAGCATGAGTTCTACCAGCGCCTGCGCGATGGCCAGCTCAAGCAGTCGACCATACGCCAGTACCTGATCGGTGGCTGGCCGGTGGTCGAGCAGTTCTCCCTCTACATGGCCCATAACCTCACCAAGACCCGCTATGCCCGCCACCCCGGCGAGGACATGGCGCGACGCTGGCTGATGCGCAACATCCGTGTCGAGCTCAACCACGCCGACTACTGGGTGCATTGGTGCCAGGCCCATGGCATCCACCTGCACGAGTTGCAGGCCCAGGAGGTGCCGCCCGAGCTCAATGGCCTCAACGACTGGTGCTGGCGCGTGTGCGCCACCGAGTCGCTGGCCATCGCCATGGCGGCGACCAACTACGCCATCGAAGGCGCGACCGGTGAATGGTCGGCGGTGGTCTGCGCCGACGACACCTACGCCCAGGGCTTCCCCGAGGAGACCCGCAAGCGCGCGATGAAGTGGCTGAAGATGCACGCCCAGTATGACGATGCCCACCCGTGGGAGGCGTTGGAGATCATCTGCACCCTGGCGGGCGAGAGTCCGACTCTGGGGCTGCGCACCGAGTTGCGCCGGGCGATCTGCAAGAGCTACGACTGCATGTTCCTGTTCCTGGAGCGTTGCATGCAGCTCGAAGGGCGTCAGCAGGGGCGCGTGCGCCCGGCGTTGGCGGCGGGCTGA
- the mupP gene encoding N-acetylmuramic acid 6-phosphate phosphatase MupP, with translation MRLRAVLFDMDGTLLDTAPDFIAICQAMLADRGLPAIDDERIREVISGGARAMVAATFAMDPQAEGFEALRLEFLERYQRDCAVHSKLFEGMPELLADIEKGNLLWGVVTNKPVRFAEPIMQRLGLAERSALLICPDHVKNSKPDPEPLILACKTLDLDPASVLFVGDDLRDIESGRDAGTRTAAVRYGYIHPEDNPNNWGADVVVDHPLELRKVIDSALCGC, from the coding sequence ATGCGCTTGCGAGCAGTACTCTTCGACATGGACGGCACCCTGCTGGACACGGCGCCGGACTTCATCGCCATCTGCCAGGCGATGCTCGCCGACCGCGGCCTGCCGGCCATCGACGACGAACGCATCCGCGAGGTGATCTCCGGCGGCGCCCGGGCGATGGTCGCCGCGACCTTCGCCATGGACCCGCAAGCCGAAGGCTTCGAAGCCCTGCGCCTGGAGTTCCTCGAGCGCTACCAGCGCGACTGCGCGGTGCACAGCAAGCTGTTCGAGGGCATGCCTGAATTGCTCGCCGACATCGAGAAAGGCAACCTCCTGTGGGGCGTGGTCACCAACAAGCCGGTGCGTTTCGCAGAGCCGATCATGCAGCGATTGGGCCTGGCCGAGCGCTCGGCCCTGCTGATCTGCCCGGACCACGTGAAGAACAGCAAGCCCGACCCCGAGCCGTTGATCCTCGCCTGCAAGACCCTGGACCTGGACCCGGCCAGCGTCCTGTTCGTCGGCGACGACCTGCGTGACATCGAGTCCGGCCGCGACGCCGGCACCCGTACCGCCGCAGTGCGCTACGGCTATATTCATCCAGAGGACAACCCCAACAACTGGGGCGCCGACGTGGTGGTGGACCACCCGCTGGAACTGCGCAAGGTGATCGACAGCGCGCTGTGCGGTTGCTGA